One Anopheles marshallii chromosome 3, idAnoMarsDA_429_01, whole genome shotgun sequence genomic region harbors:
- the LOC128715878 gene encoding uncharacterized protein LOC128715878, whose amino-acid sequence MSYVRHTTVVAVSVPVLVIILWVPALESYSIPQQQSTPVFGSSLLIRPIATPDRGNIDERHFTPRKLQSPKSQLFIPEQSPAATVPDNGFGGSTEQDGIDRSYRKVKKVVKHRRHPVPRRIKPGWTHRKRRFNPHIFTPFTKWGPCDHYCHQKRERYCIAKRKCGNHIQTEERICPKSICVPLHIPPIPTVHIEDTKEEYHSSTLPLNQFTIVNFDGHVQKQLQQHGKKKKKIIIQEDDELDDSDSDTDYVILKSPASSKYPSFHRKEELLSQMIKGKPLLINLDDFDDKRILSPNLALAPHYDNGYETAAHKFVKYPRHQPHQYHLPRRQPSKLSDYFEDYYDHLYRDGTGFSNRKGEEYPDAGEQEEWRPVVPLAANVSKHRAGADGSQRLDRNYGAIFQHTTESAEAKLMTNATSTQRYQQLLESFSTVTTDMGEGRYAKREIDQESIGFSSNEDEEAQGKMLKSGPSITQRKAREKAVFEMPRKVENPYTKWSKWTKCTAKCTTRRLKRCRIPSFCGNDVIREIAYCYTEGSFCEEWIGNQLYQNSRNIILPPAIPPSTSTTTTTTTTTTTTPRPTRPRRPHPNGLSRSDTVSLPASISAQIFSNRRGLLQPEYMPQQLTCGLPMVRDKPKKNYLYNMLRIIGGKTSRRGQWPWQVAILNRFKEAFCGGTLVSSRWILTAAHCVRKRLFVRLGEHNLQQSDGSEIEFRVELSIKHPRYDKKTVDNDVALLKLPREVERSNFIGYSCLPERYQALPTGHTCTIIGWGKKRHNDDAGTDILHEAEVPIVPNERCRAVYHDYTITKNMFCAGHKRGRIDTCAGDSGGPLLCRDSTKINSPWTIYGITSFGDGCGKQNKFGIYTKVPNYVDWIWSVINCDGNCRT is encoded by the exons TCTTACAGTATTCCCCAGCAACAGTCCACGCCGGTATTCGGTAGCAGTTTGCTGATACGGCCCATAGCCACACCCGACCGGGGTAACATCGATGAGAGACATTTCACACCGCGGAAGCTTCAATCGCCGAAATCACAACTGTTTATACCCGAACAGTCACCGGCGGCGACGGTACCGGACAACGGATTTGGTGGATCGACCGAACAGGATGGGATCGACCGTAGCTACCGGAAGGTGAAGAAGGTCGTCAAACATCGGCGCCATCCGGTACCGCGGCGTATTAAGCCCGGCTGGACGCACCGGAAGCGACGGTTCAATCCGCATATCTTCACACCCTTCACCAAGTGGGGACCGTGCGATCACTACTGCCACCAGAAGCGGGAACGGTACTGCATCGCGAAGCGCAAATGTGGCAATCACATCCAAACGGAGGAACGGATATGTCCCAAGAGCAT TTGCGTCCCGCTTCACATTCCACCGATACCGACCGTACACATCGAAGATACCAAGGAGGAGTATCATTCGTCGACGCTGCCGCTGAACCAGTTCACGATCGTCAACTTCGACGGGCACGTGCAgaagcagctgcagcagcacggtaaaaagaagaaaaagatcatCATCCAGGAGGACGACGAGCTGGACGATTCGGACAGTGACACCGATTACGTTATACTGAAGAGTCCCGCCTCGTCTAAGTATCCGTCGTTCCATCGCAAGGAGGAGCTGCTGTCCCAGATGATCAAGGGTAAACCGTTGCTGATCAACCTGGACGATTTCGACGACAAGCGCATACTGTCGCCAAACCTTGCGCTTGCCCCACACTACGACAATGGGTACGAAACGGCCGCCCATAAGTTTGTCAAGTATCCGAGACACCAACCGCATCAGTATCATCTGCCGCGAAGGCAACCGTCAAAGTTGAGTGACTATTTTGAGGATTACTACGATCATCTTTACCGCGACGGGACGGGGTTCTCCAACCGCAAGGGTGAAGAATATCCCGATGCTGGCGAGCAGGAAGAATGGCGTCCAGTTGTTCCGCTGGCAGCGAACGTCAGCAAGCATCGGGCCGGTGCTGATGGATCGCAACGGTTAGATAGGAATTATGGTGCCATTTTCCAGCACACTACCGAGTCGGCGGAGGCAAAGTTGATGACTAATGCCACCAGCACACAGCGATATCAACAGCTGCTGGAGTCTTTCTCCACCGTCACTACGGACATGGGCGagggtcgttacgccaagcgTGAAATTGATCAAGAATCCATCGGCTTCTCATCGAACGAAGACGAAGAAGCGCAAGGGAAGATGCTCAAGTCCGGACCGAGTATCACCCAGCGGAAGGCACGCGAAAAGGCGGTGTTCGAGATGCCCCGTAAGGTGGAGAATCCCTACACGAAGTGGAGCAAATGGACCAAATGCACGGCCAAGTGCACAACACGGAGATTGAA ACGTTGCCGAATACCTTCCTTCTGTGGGAACGATGTCATACGGGAGATCGCCTACTGCTACACCGAGGGCAGCTTTTGTGAGGAGTGGATCGGGAATCAGCTGTACCAGAACAGTCGCAACATTATTCTTCCGCCGGCGATTCCACCTTCCACTAGCACGaccactactaccaccaccacaacaacGACGACGCCCCGACCCACCCGACCGAGACGACCGCATCCGAATGGGTTGAGCCGAAGCGACACGGTATCGCTTCCAGCCTCGATCTCTGCCCAGATATTCTCCAACCGCCGTGGTCTGCTGCAGCCGGAGTACATGCCGCAGCAGCTGACCTGCGGTTTGCCGATGGTGCGTGACAAGCCAAAGAAGAACTATCTCTACAACATGCTGCGAATCATTGGCGGTAAAACGAGCCGCCGAGGACAGTGGCCCTGGCAGGTGGCCATTTTGAACCGGTTTAAG GAAGCTTTTTGCGGTGGAACTTTGGTATCTTCCCGGTGGATCCTAACCGCCGCTCACTGCGTTCGAAAGCGGTTGTTCGTGCGGCTGGGCGAACACAATCTCCAGCAATCGGATGGTTCGGAGATCGAGTTCCGTGTCGAGCTAAGCATAAAGCACCCCCGGTACGATAAGAAAACGGTTGACAATGATGTGGCACTGCTGAAACTACCGCGCGAGGTGGAGCGATCGAACTTCATTGGCTACTCGTGCCTTCCGGAACGATATCAGGCCCTGCCGACCGGGCACACGTGCACCATCATCGGTTGGGGAAAGAAGCGGCACAACGACGATGCCGGTACGGACATACTGCACGAGGCGGAAGTGCCGATCGTGCCGAATGAACGGTGTCGGGCCGTGTACCACGATTACACCATCACGAAAAATATGTTCTGTGCGGGACACAAGCGCGGCCGGATAGATACGTGTGCCGGTGACTCCGGTGGTCCGTTGTTATGCCGCGACTCCACTAAGATAAACAGTCCCTGGACCATCTACGGTATAACGAGCTTCGGCGATGGCTGCGGGAAGCAGAACAAGTTTGGCATCTATACGAAGGTGCCGAACTATGTCGATTGGATTTGGTCGGTTATCAACTGCGATGGAAACTGTCGAACGTGA